The Penicillium digitatum chromosome 6, complete sequence genome has a window encoding:
- a CDS encoding BZIP transcription factor (LziP), putative, with the protein MATLAEHSMQPVANYDQDLESFINFDQLNYTADPSRSKVMVSQPSVASTEFSASDARSASFASSGQSPLAFQAPSHQYDEHRQQTGLPPGFPVNAEVYAGHHMKRENAQFDFNTAPRRNPSDMEIDPENMNPSSYFYPVNPGNKNQYVDPNALGGHELAQAGPSTQVGRMYPGMHQQQAAMAKAQQQKQSEMVRLQIQQRPDQLPDAVPQVHGPRNPDPVVEERISRLLQQMRQNAMANGEGSPSPSNGMPQMAKARKDEADMDEDERLLASEEGKKLSSKERRQLRNKVSARAFRSRRKEYIGQLESEVAARTNEAHEVRLQNRALYEENARLNDLARMLLGSPHFSNFLNDIGDTMPNQPQQQSQQQQQQPQQQAQQAAPQRNMQGMPKDTNANRGQEFQMQQTPQANMVMVPNQGMDPSSMGMNNGGWNSGIDMNYGNTPVFAVMEVPEGPALDAQVLSGKPFSPFSIPESSKNEAPIVDRPASDSPSQSDIGAANPDVEIDESDPAFALFVDSPAPVTNIAFEVSDSAKKTFHALCNSIDAAFERVSAVTSHLW; encoded by the exons ATGGCGACTCTTGCGGAACATTCGATGCAGCCGGTTGCAAACTATGACCAGGATCTGGAATCATTCATCAACTTCGATCAACTCAACTACACAGCCGATCCCTCCCGCTCAAAGGTTATGGTCAGCCAACCGTCGGTCGCAAGCACCGAGTTCAGTGCCAGTGACGCCCGCAGTGCCAGCTTTGCCTCAAGTGGCCAGTCTCCCCTCGCATTTCAGGCCCCAAGTCACCAGTATGACGAACACAGACAACAGACTGGCCTCCCGCCCG GATTTCCCGTGAACGCCGAGGTGTATGCTGGTCATCACATGAAGCGAGAGAATGCCCAATTTGACTTCAACACTGCACCGCGCCGGAACCCGTCGGACATGGAGATTGATCCGGAAAACATGAACCCCTCGTCATACTTCTACCCGGTAAACCCTGGAAACAAAAACCAATACGTCGATCCCAACGCTCTCGGAGGCCATGAGCTGGCTCAGGCTGGTCCATCCACACAGGTCGGTCGCATGTACCCCGGCATGCATCAGCAGCAGGCTGCGATGGCCAAGGCCCAACAACAGAAGCAAAGCGAGATGGTCCGCCTTCAGATACAGCAGCGTCCGGATCAACTGCCCGATGCTGTGCCTCAAGTCCACGGTCCCCGAAATCCTGACCCTGTGGTTGAGGAGCGCATTTCCCGTCTACTTCAACAGATGCGCCAGAATGCAATGGCCAATGGCGAGGGCTCCCCCAGTCCCTCCAACGGTATGCCGCAGATGGCCAAGGCCCGGAAGGATGAGGCCGAtatggatgaagatgagcgCCTTCTCGCTAGCGAGGAGGGCAAGAAACTCAGCAGCAAAGAGCGCCGCCAGTTGCGAAACAAGGTCTCCGCTCGCGCTTTCCGATCTCGCCGCAAGG AATACATTGGTCAGCTTGAAAGTGAGGTGGCCGCTAGAACCAATGAGGCCCACGAGGTTCGCCTCCAGAACCGCGCTCTTTATGAAGAGAATGCCCGCCTGAACGACTTGGCCCGCATGCTTCTGGGCTCTCCTCATTTCTCCAACTTCTTGAACGATATAGGTGACACAATGCCCAATCAACCCCAGCAGCAATctcaacaacaacaacaacaacctcagcaaCAAGCCCAGCAGGCTGCACCGCAGCGCAACATGCAGGGTATGCCCAAGGACACGAACGCCAACCGTGGCCAAGAGTTCCAGATGCAGCAAACCCCCCAGGCCAACATGGTCATGGTTCCCAACCAGGGTATGGACCCCTCCAGTATGGGCATGAACAACGGCGGCTGGAACTCGGGAATTGACATGAACTACGGCAACACTCCCGTCTTTGCTGTCATGGAGGTTCCCGAGGGCCCGGCCTTGGATGCTCAGGTTTTGTCTGGAAAACCCTTCTCTCCTTTCAGCATCCCCGAGAGTTCCAAGAATGAGGCTCCTATCGTCGACCGTCCTGCTAGCGACTCGCCCAGCCAGTCCGACATTGGTGCTGCCAACCCTGATGTCGAGATTGATGAGTCTGATCCTGCCTTTGCTCTCTTTGTTGATTCTCCTGCCCCCGTTACTAACATCGCATTCGAAG TTAGCGATTCGGCCAAGAAAACCTTCCACGCTCTCTGCAACAGCATTGACGCTGCATTCGAGCGTGTCTCAGCTGTCACGTCCCATCTTTGGTGA
- a CDS encoding TRNA processing endoribonuclease Trz1, putative codes for MKFFYQVITTPTADTPGTAVCLNFSDKRYFFGQLSEGIQRACTERGVKLSLLTDVFVTGRTEWANTGGLIGIILTLADTVSTSMAAVEEENRKKAARRAQREVEENIKLKTRAPQQHGRATVEREGEVVLQRGNLTIHGSVNLTHTLATSRRFVFRKGMPVYLKEYDSETLAKRTSIGAEDPFEKPSWSDSNIKVWALPINPHPSARPRVMQPLSQSPRKRSLDEFQESEQTEAQMDQRTKNLIVTKSIVQDMFNSTWKMDALHETPLAEVKMPAAIFIRNPETKDLEQYKGPVPGGPDALPDIKVLVRKPWPGATVDSLPITSPSKEAVCYIVRNHDIRGKFDPKKAEELKVEKGAKYAALTRGESVQSLDGKIVTPEMVLGQTRSGKGVAIMEVPSSEYVEDLVTRAEWKSPAVTTELQAFIWILGPGVAEHPRFQEFVASMSHCKHTVSSTDHCPNYLAFTSSASSTVRLARLKSDSYAVPVHDNVSLPQPGTPNANSKSAIAARGDFPLQPLEPGFIINMEPSFGFNRDEVMSRFNPANALHTIPRSVEQRMEVIRQRVAKPAFQKKLHAQRTQWPGADAEIIALGTGSSVPSKYRNVSATLLKVPGYGYYLLDCGENTLGQLKRVFEPEELREVLQNLRMIWISHLHADHHLGTVSVIKAWHTENFKSGSGSALRRETDMAKILQEKRLAVVSDDGMISWLEEYSQVEDFGFDKLLTLSARPEFNGSQIITTFSHQLPNGHRQAVNFTDKSSPLTPLLKSATGLADLLTCRVKHCKGALAVSFVFSNGFKVSYSGDCRPSDKFAIIGQGSTVLIHEATFQHDMVGSARAKRHSTSSEAIEVGRRMQARAVLLTHFSQRYQKIAFVDRRTPGKLQSSRDAAAKEPADADIPFDDPQDELVGSKDAPLSDDINSGGAGQKFGGYTGPVAGAMDFMRIKVGDFALAQAYAPALEKLIELLERAATEEAERVKQTRQEEENARKAKNNKKLAKKMATATAAAVAAAATETSDVQTAPTRSVWSASESEEGWETSDYEECS; via the coding sequence ATGAAATTCTTCTACCAGGTCATCACGACCCCGACGGCCGATACCCCCGGCACGGCCGTTTGCCTCAACTTCTCGGACAAGCGGTACTTTTTCGGTCAGCTATCGGAAGGAATACAGCGGGCATGCACAGAGCGCGGGGTCAAGCTTTCCCTCCTCACCGATGTGTTTGTCACAGGACGTACAGAATGGGCCAACACAGGCGGGCTGATTGGGATTATTTTGACCCTTGCCGATACGGTGTCAACCTCTATGGCGGCCGTCGAGGAGGAAAATCGGAAAAAGGCTGCCCGTAGGGCGCAAAGGGAGGTTGAAGAAAATATTAAACTCAAAACCCGCGCACCTCAGCAACATGGCAGGGCAACTGTGGAACGGGAAGGCGAGGTGGTCTTGCAGAGAGGCAACTTGACGATTCATGGTTCTGTGAATCTTACACATACACTCGCTACGTCTCGGCGCTTTGTTTTCCGGAAGGGCATGCCGGTGTATTTGAAAGAATATGACTCGGAGACACTCGCCAAGCGGACGTCTATCGGCGCCGAGGATCCCTTTGAGAAGCCCTCATGGTCTGACTCCAACATCAAGGTGTGGGCCCTGCCTATTAACCCTCATCCATCGGCTCGTCCTCGAGTCATGCAGCCGCTGTCACAGAGTCCACGAAAGCGGAGCTTGGACGAGTTCCAGGAATCCGAACAGACCGAAGCTCAAATGGACCAGCGTACTAAGAATCTGATCGTGACGAAGTCCATTGTGCAGGATATGTTCAACTCAACATGGAAGATGGATGCCCTCCATGAAACCCCATTGGCCGAGGTCAAGATGCCGGCCGCCATATTCATTCGCAATCCAGAGACCAAGGACCTTGAGCAATACAAAGGTCCGGTGCCGGGTGGCCCAGACGCGCTTCCAGACATTAAGGTGCTCGTTAGAAAGCCCTGGCCCGGTGCTACTGTAGACAGTCTCCCGATCACGTCTCCTTCGAAGGAGGCAGTCTGCTATATTGTGCGGAACCACGATATTCGCGGAAAGTTCGACCCAAAGAAGGCTGAAGAATTGAAGGTTGAGAAGGGTGCTAAGTACGCAGCGTTGACGAGGGGCGAGAGTGTTCAATCTCTGGATGGAAAGATTGTCACCCCAGAAATGGTTTTGGGACAGACGCGATCCGGAAAAGGTGTTGCCATCATGGAAGTGCCATCGTCGGAGTATGTCGAGGACCTGGTTACTCGGGCCGAATGGAAGTCACCAGCTGTGACGACCGAGTTGCAAGCCTTCATCTGGATTCTTGGACCAGGGGTGGCGGAACATCCTAGATTTCAGGAGTTCGTTGCCAGCATGTCCCACTGCAAGCACACTGTGTCGAGCACAGACCATTGCCCGAACTATCTTGCGTTTACCAGCTCTGCCAGCTCGACTGTTCGACTCGCCCGTTTGAAAAGCGACAGCTATGCGGTTCCTGTTCACGACAATGTGTCTCTTCCCCAACCCGGAACTCCTAATGCCAATTCAAAATCTGCAATTGCTGCTCGCGGTGATTTTCCATTGCAGCCCCTTGAACCTGGattcatcatcaacatggaGCCCAGTTTTGGGTTCAACAGGGACGAGGTGATGTCCCGCTTCAACCCAGCGAATGCATTGCATACCATCCCACGTTCCGTTGAGCAACGGATGGAAGTCATTCGCCAACGCGTCGCTAAGCCTGCATTCCAGAAAAAGTTGCACGCGCAACGGACACAATGGCCTGGAGCAGATGCAGAGATCATTGCGCTAGGTACCGGTTCCTCTGTTCCCTCCAAATACCGAAATGTTTCTGCCACACTGCTGAAGGTGCCTGGATATGGCTACTATCTGCTTGATTGTGGCGAGAATACTCTTGGTCAACTGAAGCGAGTTTTTGAGCCTGAAGAACTCCGCGAAGTGCTTCAGAATCTGCGAATGATTTGGATCAGTCATTTGCACGCAGATCATCACCTAGGAACGGTTTCTGTGATCAAGGCCTGGCACACAGAGAACTTCAAGAGTGGTTCTGGCTCGGCACTTAGACGTGAAACTGATATGGCCAAGATTCTCCAGGAGAAGCGTCTGGCTGTTGTGTCTGATGATGGAATGATTTCCTGGTTGGAAGAATATTCACAGGTCGAGGACTTCGGATTCGACAAATTGCTTACTCTTTCCGCCCGTCCTGAATTTAATGGTTCTCAAATCATCACCACATTCTCACACCAACTACCTAATGGTCATCGCCAAGCTGTTAATTTCACGGACAAATCGTCACCACTCACTCCTCTTCTCAAGTCTGCCACCGGCCTTGCAGATCTACTCACTTGCCGCGTCAAACATTGCAAGGGTGCGCTCGctgtttcttttgtcttctcGAATGGATTCAAGGTTTCCTACTCTGGCGACTGCAGGCCATCGGATAAATTTGCCATCATTGGACAGGGCTCAACCGTGCTCATCCACGAGGCTACTTTTCAACACGACATGGTCGGATCGGCTAGGGCCAAGCGGCACTCGACCTCCTCCGAGGCAATCGAAGTCGGTCGCCGCATGCAAGCGCGTGCTGTCCTGCTCACACACTTCAGTCAGCGCTACCAAAAGATAGCTTTTGTAGATAGGCGAACCCCAGGCAAATTACAGTCTAGCCGGGACGCAGCTGCAAAGGAGCCCGCAGATGCGGACATCCCATTCGACGACCCTCAGGATGAATTAGTGGGCTCCAAAGACGCCCCACTGTCCGACGACATCAACTCCGGGGGAGCTGGCCAAAAGTTCGGCGGGTATACTGGCCCCGTTGCCGGAGCGATGGACTTCATGCGCATCAAGGTTGGTGACTTTGCCCTTGCGCAAGCATATGCACCAGCACTGGAGAAGCTCATTGAACTCTTGGAGCGAGCGGCGACCGAGGAAGCTGAGCGTGTGAAGCAGACGcgccaggaagaagagaatgcTCGCAAGGCGAAGAACAATAAGAAGTTGGCCAAGAAAATGGCTACTGCTACCGCTGCGGCAGTTGCAGCTGCAGCAACTGAGACTAGCGATGTCCAGACTGCGCCCACTCGATCTGTCTGGAGTGCCAGTGAAAGTGAGGAGGGATGGGAGACGAGTGACTACGAGGAGTGTTCCTAA